The following are encoded together in the Pedobacter steynii genome:
- a CDS encoding SusD/RagB family nutrient-binding outer membrane lipoprotein: MKLKNKIFAGSLLLLVAIGGVSCKKYLDVNENPLSSLKVEPKLLFGYAVTAWDVSKNSGDNYIALGFIGQTFSSGADFSGNWGSSNLYTVNSTALGNNWKTYYSNTGFNLVTAIKLAEAKNDFNTVAQCKIVLAQVMYEATTLYGDVPFSQAFQIEAFPYPKYDSQKDVLEGIITMLDQAVAQIDVNSTLKISDYDIFYNGNLDKWKKLANSIKLKTLMVMVDKDPSKAAAVGALVSNPTSLISSAADNFRVLYTETTNNENPKYRLFLGEDPLTYASKVVTDIMVPKKDPRLSRYFDKPAGETEFIGVGANVDADKHTSTLGNYLLRKTAPSLIFSYQEMLFLQAEAYARGLGVTKNLTTAQELYKKAIIAAMNFYEVPPADITTYIDNNLVDLTKAADPVKEIHLEQWIDLVDRPADAFVQWRRSGSDGNEVPKLTLPKDATPGPLFRRFVLSPEEIAGNPNIPTPTPVHTDKMWFDL, translated from the coding sequence ATGAAATTAAAAAATAAGATTTTCGCGGGCTCTTTGCTTTTGCTGGTTGCAATTGGCGGAGTGTCGTGTAAAAAATATCTGGACGTTAATGAGAATCCCTTGTCTTCATTAAAGGTCGAGCCGAAATTACTTTTTGGTTATGCAGTTACCGCATGGGATGTAAGTAAAAACAGTGGTGATAATTATATCGCCCTTGGTTTTATTGGTCAGACTTTTTCTTCAGGTGCCGATTTTTCCGGTAACTGGGGTTCTTCTAACTTATATACGGTTAACTCAACGGCGCTTGGAAATAACTGGAAGACTTATTATAGCAATACAGGATTTAACCTGGTAACGGCAATTAAACTTGCAGAGGCGAAAAATGACTTCAATACGGTTGCTCAATGTAAAATTGTTCTTGCCCAGGTAATGTATGAGGCAACTACACTTTATGGTGATGTCCCTTTCTCTCAGGCTTTTCAGATAGAAGCGTTTCCTTATCCTAAGTATGATTCTCAGAAGGATGTATTAGAGGGAATCATTACGATGTTAGATCAGGCTGTTGCTCAAATAGATGTGAATAGCACATTGAAGATCTCTGATTATGATATTTTCTATAATGGTAATCTTGATAAATGGAAGAAGCTGGCCAACTCTATTAAGCTAAAAACATTAATGGTCATGGTGGATAAAGATCCTAGCAAAGCTGCTGCTGTGGGTGCGTTAGTTTCAAACCCAACTTCCCTGATTTCTTCAGCTGCTGATAACTTTAGAGTTCTTTATACAGAAACCACAAATAACGAGAACCCTAAATACAGATTGTTTTTGGGAGAGGATCCATTAACTTATGCAAGTAAAGTGGTAACCGACATTATGGTTCCTAAAAAAGACCCTAGATTATCGCGCTATTTTGATAAGCCTGCAGGTGAAACAGAATTTATTGGTGTTGGCGCAAATGTTGACGCTGATAAACATACTTCTACACTTGGAAACTATCTACTTAGAAAAACAGCTCCATCACTGATTTTCTCTTATCAGGAGATGTTATTCCTTCAGGCCGAGGCTTATGCAAGAGGTTTGGGGGTAACCAAAAATCTGACTACGGCGCAAGAGTTATATAAGAAGGCAATCATAGCGGCCATGAATTTTTATGAGGTGCCTCCGGCTGATATCACTACTTATATAGACAATAACCTTGTTGATCTTACAAAAGCGGCAGATCCAGTTAAAGAGATTCATCTTGAACAATGGATAGATCTTGTTGACAGACCAGCAGATGCCTTCGTACAATGGAGGAGATCTGGTTCAGATGGAAATGAAGTTCCAAAGTTAACCTTACCTAAAGATGCAACTCCCGGACCTCTTTTCAGAAGGTTCGTGTTGTCTCCTGAGGAGATTGCCGGAAATCCGAATATTCCAACTCCAACTCCGGTTCATACGGATAAAATGTGGTTTGATTTATAG